One part of the Aurantibacillus circumpalustris genome encodes these proteins:
- a CDS encoding T9SS type A sorting domain-containing protein, whose protein sequence is MKKIILLSIISVNLLAQTGNTVKYLDKNKVKARINTVNDKFWNINGNGAASYEVPAGKGRNAMFANSIWIGGLDGGGQLHLAANTYKQSGTDFWPGPLDTTNASTIGTPSTSLYNKLWKIDCNDIANFVTAFNNGSVTANTYTIPADILNYPAKGIGNYQRNMAPFVDVNNNGIYDPFNDGDYPIIKGHQQILSIYNDNHTIHSESQGVPMGIEIHERSYSYSDPNIVDSMQAINYTTFHHYTIYNRSLTSYQQVYLTDWSDVDLGNYGDDYIGSDTINNFAYCYNGDSVDENISGALGYGNKPPVSSLVLLPTNCTQDGIDNNHNGQIDESGEQFDMDLVTYYNNNVGAFPPQTTNPSIATHYYNYMSGRWKDNTPFTFGGNGYSGSAATKIMYPGDPQLNSGWTETAVGNTPGDRRILLSSGPFAFPARSKIEWGFAIVFSQDTANAVNTITEFNQRVQRDVRNVKYYDAIHQGVQCAPTTTAAGATGIAEQKSQKMKAVIYPNPTNGFLNILLNETLQLAQIRLIDISGRTLSESLIENNSQFKLDVSNVEKGIYFVEITSGNKKHTVKIIKN, encoded by the coding sequence ATGAAAAAAATTATCCTTCTCTCAATTATTAGCGTGAATTTACTAGCACAGACTGGTAACACAGTTAAATACCTTGATAAAAACAAAGTTAAAGCAAGGATTAACACCGTTAACGATAAATTTTGGAACATAAATGGAAATGGTGCAGCGTCTTACGAAGTCCCTGCTGGCAAAGGACGCAACGCAATGTTTGCTAATAGTATTTGGATTGGTGGACTAGATGGCGGAGGTCAATTACATTTAGCTGCCAACACTTACAAACAAAGCGGAACGGATTTTTGGCCAGGTCCTTTAGATACCACCAATGCCAGCACCATTGGCACTCCTAGTACTTCGCTTTATAATAAACTATGGAAAATTGATTGCAATGACATTGCCAACTTTGTAACAGCTTTTAATAATGGCTCTGTTACAGCAAACACTTACACCATTCCAGCTGATATTCTGAACTATCCGGCAAAAGGTATAGGCAATTATCAACGAAACATGGCGCCATTTGTGGATGTAAACAACAATGGTATTTATGATCCTTTTAACGACGGGGATTATCCTATTATTAAAGGACATCAGCAAATTCTATCGATCTATAATGATAATCACACAATACATAGTGAGTCTCAAGGTGTACCGATGGGAATTGAAATTCACGAAAGATCTTATTCCTATTCAGATCCTAATATTGTTGATAGTATGCAGGCGATTAATTACACAACCTTTCATCACTATACTATATATAATAGAAGTCTCACTTCATACCAGCAGGTGTACTTGACAGACTGGTCGGATGTTGATTTAGGCAATTATGGCGATGATTACATTGGATCAGATACCATTAATAATTTTGCCTATTGCTACAATGGTGATTCGGTAGATGAAAACATTTCAGGGGCATTGGGATATGGAAATAAACCACCTGTATCAAGTCTTGTTTTACTTCCAACCAATTGTACTCAGGATGGAATTGATAATAATCATAATGGACAAATAGACGAGTCTGGAGAGCAATTTGACATGGATCTAGTCACTTATTACAACAATAACGTCGGTGCTTTTCCTCCTCAAACCACCAATCCATCCATAGCAACACATTATTATAATTATATGTCAGGCCGATGGAAAGACAATACACCATTCACCTTTGGTGGAAACGGTTATAGTGGTTCTGCTGCAACCAAAATTATGTATCCCGGAGATCCTCAGCTCAATTCAGGCTGGACAGAAACCGCAGTGGGTAATACTCCGGGCGACAGAAGGATTTTATTAAGCAGTGGTCCGTTCGCATTTCCTGCGAGAAGTAAAATTGAGTGGGGTTTTGCCATTGTTTTTAGCCAAGACACAGCAAACGCAGTAAATACAATTACTGAATTCAATCAACGTGTACAGAGAGATGTGAGAAATGTAAAATATTACGATGCAATTCACCAAGGTGTGCAATGTGCGCCGACAACCACTGCAGCAGGCGCCACTGGCATAGCCGAACAAAAATCACAAAAAATGAAAGCTGTTATTTATCCTAACCCAACAAACGGTTTTTTAAATATCCTTTTAAATGAAACTTTACAATTAGCTCAAATACGTTTAATAGACATTTCAGGTAGAACGTTATCAGAATCACTGATTGAAAACAATTCTCAATTTAAACTCGATGTATCTAACGTAGAAAAAGGGATCTATTTTGTTGAAATTACCAGTGGTAATAAAAAACACACTGTGAAAATTATAAAAAATTAA
- a CDS encoding methionine aminotransferase: MKIKSKLPNIGTTIFTTMSALAREHNAINLSQGFPDYDCSPKLKEAATHYINTGYNQYAPMAGTIQLRERVAEIISLSYGSNYDPDSEITITAGATQAIYTAIAAFIHKGDEVIVFEPAYDCYVPAIEVHGGIAVYSQLKANDFSINWEDVRKKITQKTKAILINSPHNPSGTTITAKDILELEKIISGSNILVISDEVYEHMVFDGETHNSVAKSKILKQQSILISSFGKTIHTTGWKIGYVAAPKEIMNEFRKIHQFLVFVVNHPLQLAIADFLADKTNYTELKKFYQAKRDLFLKLTASSRFVPLKTSGTYFQLMSYKNLSDESDTELAIRLTVEKKLATIPLSVFYSEKTDNKLLRFCFAKKDETLEKAAEIICNI; the protein is encoded by the coding sequence ATGAAGATAAAAAGTAAACTTCCTAACATAGGTACAACTATTTTTACTACCATGAGTGCATTGGCACGTGAACACAATGCGATTAACTTATCGCAGGGATTTCCTGATTACGACTGTTCTCCGAAATTAAAAGAAGCAGCCACTCACTACATAAACACTGGTTACAACCAATATGCTCCAATGGCAGGAACGATTCAATTGCGAGAACGTGTGGCTGAAATTATTTCCTTAAGTTATGGTTCGAATTATGATCCTGACTCTGAAATAACGATTACAGCGGGTGCTACACAAGCAATTTATACAGCTATTGCAGCATTTATTCATAAGGGGGATGAAGTAATCGTTTTTGAACCAGCTTATGATTGTTATGTTCCTGCAATTGAAGTGCACGGTGGTATAGCAGTATACTCACAACTTAAGGCAAATGATTTTTCAATTAATTGGGAAGATGTTCGGAAAAAAATTACTCAGAAAACGAAAGCCATTTTAATTAATTCCCCTCACAACCCAAGTGGTACAACTATTACTGCAAAAGATATTTTAGAACTTGAAAAAATAATTTCAGGATCAAACATACTTGTTATTAGCGACGAGGTATACGAACACATGGTGTTTGATGGTGAGACTCACAACAGTGTTGCAAAAAGTAAAATTTTAAAACAGCAGTCTATTCTTATTTCATCATTCGGAAAAACAATACACACAACAGGGTGGAAAATTGGTTATGTAGCAGCTCCAAAAGAAATAATGAATGAGTTTAGAAAAATTCATCAGTTTCTTGTTTTTGTGGTTAACCACCCATTACAATTAGCAATCGCTGATTTTCTTGCAGATAAAACGAATTACACAGAGCTTAAAAAATTTTATCAGGCCAAGCGCGATTTGTTTCTGAAACTAACAGCAAGTTCTAGGTTTGTACCTTTAAAAACCAGCGGTACTTACTTTCAACTCATGTCCTATAAAAATTTAAGCGATGAATCCGATACAGAATTAGCTATTCGTTTAACGGTTGAGAAAAAACTAGCAACGATTCCTCTATCCGTTTTTTACAGTGAAAAAACAGACAACAAATTATTGCGTTTTTGTTTCGCAAAAAAAGATGAAACGTTGGAAAAGGCGGCAGAGATTATTTGTAATATCTAA
- a CDS encoding DUF6427 family protein, whose protein sequence is MFAGLLNKGFRGSLVLLITVFLVSFVINYLSPLGLEEDHYPNLFYNYFAEKIGSKLAINALNFIFIGFGVLLVSLISVNQEIVDKQNYFPVFLYMLVCIAGVSPTQITSQIFTNVFVLFAIYKLLDTYRVDNPLKQIFDAAFWLSVSAFITISSIISFPLFFVILLILRPFNWREWMIALVGFIIPVFIYESMAYLSNFNQWYLFDATRLYFRFMKSPSFSEYYLPLFISLVFLLIISFLYSMVTGFGNTVKKQRTKSILIWFIFFSTFGFFSGGANSSNIILIYSLPLSFFIGDFLFNLKQLKITNTILAILIFCVVVVFLGQFQLI, encoded by the coding sequence GTGTTTGCAGGTCTCTTAAATAAGGGTTTTAGAGGGAGTTTAGTCCTGTTAATTACGGTATTTTTGGTATCGTTTGTTATAAATTACCTCTCACCTCTTGGCTTAGAGGAAGATCATTACCCCAATCTCTTTTACAACTATTTTGCCGAAAAAATTGGCTCAAAACTAGCAATTAATGCTTTAAACTTTATTTTTATTGGTTTTGGAGTGCTTTTGGTAAGCCTTATTTCTGTAAATCAAGAAATAGTCGATAAACAAAACTACTTTCCTGTCTTTTTATATATGCTCGTTTGCATTGCCGGAGTGAGCCCTACACAAATTACTTCGCAAATTTTTACCAACGTATTTGTACTTTTTGCCATTTATAAGCTTTTAGATACTTATCGGGTTGACAATCCGCTGAAACAGATTTTTGACGCCGCCTTTTGGCTAAGTGTTTCAGCCTTTATAACCATATCCAGTATCATTAGTTTTCCTTTATTTTTTGTGATTCTACTCATTTTACGGCCCTTTAACTGGCGCGAGTGGATGATTGCCTTAGTTGGTTTTATTATTCCTGTTTTTATTTACGAAAGCATGGCTTACCTTAGTAACTTTAACCAGTGGTACCTATTTGATGCAACAAGACTCTATTTTAGGTTCATGAAATCGCCTTCATTTAGCGAATATTATTTGCCACTTTTCATTTCTTTAGTTTTTCTGCTCATTATTTCTTTTCTCTATAGCATGGTAACTGGATTCGGAAATACCGTAAAAAAACAACGAACCAAATCTATTCTTATTTGGTTTATTTTCTTTTCTACATTCGGCTTTTTCTCTGGAGGTGCTAATAGTTCAAACATCATTCTTATTTATTCTTTACCACTTTCATTTTTTATAGGTGATTTCTTATTCAATTTGAAACAACTTAAAATAACAAACACCATTCTTGCCATTTTAATTTTTTGCGTGGTGGTGGTTTTTCTGGGACAGTTTCAGTTGATTTAA
- a CDS encoding T9SS type A sorting domain-containing protein, giving the protein MKKNYIKREKRIYASINIAAIFILLIIFNVSQVFAQVSYTFTSAGQAGPAGPNQTQINTAYLSTNLNGSVTVSSGIQSFTIPATGPYRIKAIGAQGAYNGGYGASISGDFTLTAGTVLKILVGQMGTQMSNGTYIAGGGGGGSFVSSTGNVPYVVAGGGGGNGDGYGGSPLPCCLSGMQATTVINGNPRPGGSNGGASGNGGTCGTSGGIAGSGAGFYGDGSLCQALGIAYSFTNGGAGGLCGYLANTSGDGGFGGGGGCYNSGTGQRGGGGGGYSGGGGGDTPNFTESNAPGGGGGSYNAGANQTNAINTFTGSGRVIIDLLCDIHITSSGTNSISPVICAGQSLTLTTNAASNYTWSNGNSTSTTLVVSPTSNTTYSIVGTSSTSCNSSGAITVLVNGGIPTLTITNALNTVCFGQSATLTASGANTYSWTGGVINGQPFAPSTTGSYTVTGVNACGSSTATTSVSVSPLVVTASANPPIVCIGVSTTLTAVSTINSYTWQPTGLTGSIAIISPLVPTIYTVSASDGTCAGTATVSVGTKPNPTITVVPSATMVCEGAAVTMTASGALSYTWTTPAATGSVITVNPTIPSVYYVVGSNSLNCNSAVASQFVLTAITPTLVVTASKTVTCPGGTVNLLASGATSYTWTNGPNSSGYTVNPLVSTIYTVIGIAGTSTCVGTRTIDIGVLNTSVSVSASSQSVCLGKSTTLTASGANSYNWAGVGSGISVNVTPLTTTIYTVVGTTTAGVLNCQSSNSIAIVVFDTPTLTIAASKTVMCKNDPGPKLTANGSLVSYTWSTGANTQTVNTSPTITSNIFSVTATDANGCEGNTSIHITVNPCTGISTIGGYQNLISVYPNPNNGEFVIASVSDIKLKLINELGQIVELIELTQQNDHKVSITKLANGIYFMVGQNNNEQINQKIIVSN; this is encoded by the coding sequence ATGAAAAAAAATTACATCAAACGAGAAAAAAGGATTTACGCATCAATTAATATTGCTGCTATATTCATTCTGCTTATTATTTTCAACGTAAGTCAAGTTTTTGCGCAGGTAAGCTATACTTTCACATCTGCGGGTCAGGCTGGACCTGCAGGTCCAAACCAAACTCAAATTAACACTGCGTACTTATCAACTAACTTGAATGGATCTGTTACTGTTTCAAGCGGTATCCAATCTTTCACAATACCAGCGACCGGCCCTTACAGAATCAAAGCGATTGGAGCGCAAGGGGCTTACAATGGTGGTTATGGAGCTTCTATATCAGGAGATTTTACATTAACTGCTGGTACTGTTTTAAAAATTCTTGTTGGTCAAATGGGAACTCAAATGTCGAATGGAACATACATTGCCGGGGGAGGAGGAGGAGGTTCATTTGTTTCGAGTACAGGTAACGTACCTTATGTTGTTGCCGGTGGTGGCGGTGGAAATGGAGATGGCTACGGCGGATCACCTCTTCCATGTTGTTTAAGTGGGATGCAGGCTACCACTGTAATCAATGGAAATCCTCGCCCAGGTGGATCGAATGGAGGTGCTAGCGGAAATGGTGGAACGTGTGGGACTTCAGGTGGGATTGCAGGTTCAGGTGCTGGATTTTACGGAGACGGTTCTTTGTGTCAAGCCCTAGGTATTGCTTATTCATTTACAAATGGAGGAGCTGGCGGACTTTGTGGTTATCTTGCTAATACCAGTGGCGATGGCGGATTTGGTGGCGGCGGTGGCTGTTACAACTCTGGCACTGGTCAGCGCGGCGGTGGCGGTGGTGGTTATTCAGGTGGTGGCGGTGGAGATACACCTAATTTTACTGAGTCAAACGCACCAGGCGGTGGTGGTGGCTCTTACAATGCTGGTGCAAACCAAACGAATGCTATAAATACTTTCACGGGTAGCGGCCGGGTAATTATAGATTTATTATGCGACATACATATAACGAGTTCTGGTACAAATAGTATTAGTCCTGTTATTTGTGCAGGTCAATCATTAACCTTAACAACAAACGCGGCAAGTAATTATACATGGAGTAACGGCAATTCAACAAGTACAACTTTAGTCGTTTCTCCAACAAGTAACACAACTTATTCAATAGTTGGAACAAGTTCAACAAGTTGTAACTCTTCTGGTGCCATTACTGTATTAGTTAATGGTGGTATACCAACATTGACCATAACAAACGCTCTTAACACGGTTTGTTTTGGACAGTCGGCAACTTTAACCGCTAGCGGTGCAAATACATACTCATGGACTGGAGGCGTAATAAATGGACAACCATTTGCGCCAAGTACGACGGGTTCTTACACTGTTACAGGCGTAAATGCGTGTGGTAGTTCAACTGCAACTACATCAGTATCGGTTTCGCCTCTTGTGGTTACTGCTTCTGCTAATCCTCCAATTGTTTGCATTGGTGTATCTACTACTTTAACGGCGGTTTCTACAATAAATAGTTATACCTGGCAACCTACAGGACTTACTGGTTCAATAGCAATAATTAGCCCTTTAGTTCCAACTATTTATACAGTGTCTGCTTCAGATGGTACCTGTGCTGGCACGGCGACCGTAAGCGTTGGTACAAAACCAAATCCAACAATTACCGTTGTACCTTCAGCAACGATGGTATGCGAAGGCGCTGCGGTTACAATGACTGCCAGTGGTGCCTTGTCGTACACATGGACTACCCCAGCAGCAACAGGTTCAGTAATTACAGTTAACCCTACAATACCATCCGTGTATTATGTTGTTGGTTCAAATTCACTTAATTGTAATTCAGCTGTTGCAAGCCAATTTGTATTAACAGCGATAACACCTACGCTAGTTGTGACCGCAAGCAAAACTGTAACTTGCCCTGGAGGCACTGTTAACCTTTTAGCGAGTGGAGCCACAAGTTATACCTGGACTAATGGACCGAACTCTTCGGGATACACTGTAAACCCTCTGGTTTCTACTATTTACACGGTTATCGGCATTGCAGGCACAAGTACTTGTGTAGGAACCCGAACGATTGATATTGGCGTATTAAACACAAGCGTGTCGGTTTCAGCCTCATCTCAAAGTGTCTGCCTTGGAAAGAGTACAACCTTAACTGCAAGTGGTGCAAATAGTTATAATTGGGCAGGTGTGGGTTCAGGTATTTCCGTTAATGTTACTCCGCTTACCACAACAATATATACGGTAGTTGGTACAACAACCGCTGGCGTTTTAAATTGTCAAAGCTCTAATAGTATAGCAATTGTTGTATTTGATACTCCAACATTAACTATTGCTGCAAGTAAAACCGTTATGTGTAAGAATGATCCCGGACCAAAGTTAACTGCAAACGGATCTTTAGTTTCTTATACTTGGAGCACAGGTGCAAATACTCAAACTGTGAATACGTCTCCAACAATAACTAGCAATATATTTTCTGTTACAGCAACCGATGCAAATGGATGTGAAGGAAATACTTCTATCCATATAACTGTTAATCCATGCACTGGGATATCAACTATTGGAGGTTATCAAAATTTAATTTCAGTGTATCCGAATCCAAATAATGGTGAATTTGTTATTGCTTCGGTTTCAGATATTAAACTAAAGTTGATTAATGAACTTGGTCAAATCGTTGAATTAATAGAATTAACGCAACAAAATGATCATAAAGTTTCAATTACTAAATTGGCCAATGGAATTTATTTTATGGTGGGACAGAATAATAACGAACAAATCAATCAAAAGATCATTGTCTCGAATTAA